Proteins found in one Oscillatoria nigro-viridis PCC 7112 genomic segment:
- a CDS encoding glycosyltransferase produces the protein MTSSISIITTTYNREQYLSAAIESILAQTYPNFELIIWDDGSTDSSLTIARKYAQQDARIQVTAAPHQGRGIALKAAHTLCKGTYIGWVDSDDLLAPTALQETAAVLDVQPEIGVVYTDCLTIDEKTQVKGLGHRSQIPYSPDRLLVDFMTFHFRLFRHQLYDRIGGINSEFNRAEDYDFCLRLSEITQFYHLNKPLYYYRRHSQHTVQQQLDQILESQSAIAQALQRRGLSERFELEVDIVSRFFLYKRQPKETS, from the coding sequence ATGACCTCCTCAATCTCCATCATTACCACCACCTACAACCGAGAACAATACCTCAGCGCCGCCATAGAAAGCATTCTCGCCCAAACCTACCCCAACTTTGAACTGATAATTTGGGACGATGGTTCCACCGACTCCAGTCTCACTATCGCCCGCAAATACGCACAGCAAGACGCGCGAATTCAAGTAACAGCCGCCCCCCACCAAGGCAGAGGAATTGCTCTCAAAGCCGCTCATACACTGTGCAAAGGAACATACATAGGTTGGGTAGACAGCGACGACTTGCTCGCACCCACCGCCCTCCAAGAAACCGCAGCCGTATTAGACGTACAGCCAGAAATCGGAGTAGTCTACACCGATTGTCTAACGATCGATGAAAAAACTCAAGTAAAAGGACTAGGACACCGCAGCCAAATACCCTACTCTCCAGACAGGCTGTTAGTAGACTTTATGACCTTCCACTTTCGCTTATTTCGCCACCAATTATACGATAGGATAGGCGGCATCAACTCCGAATTCAACCGCGCTGAAGATTACGATTTCTGCCTGCGACTCTCAGAAATTACCCAATTCTATCACCTCAACAAACCTCTTTACTACTACCGCCGACATTCCCAGCATACAGTTCAACAGCAACTCGACCAAATTCTTGAATCTCAGTCAGCTATTGCACAAGCGCTTCAAAGACGTGGATTGAGCGAAAGATTTGAATTAGAAGTAGATATCGTCAGTCGATTTTTTCTGTACAAACGCCAGCCCAAAGAAACAAGTTGA
- a CDS encoding WD40 repeat domain-containing protein, with product MQNLSPRQYLLDEYFKYLHLPSQPVLSPPDRSQKIEEKEQREQEQAVREKNYYAFFRYLRTFKGHSAPVYSVLFSSDGKTLVSGSADGIITVRNLNGDREHHTLIGHIQAVISLAFSPDGKTLVSGSADSTIKLWNFNTGQEIQSLIGHVSSVISIVISPDSKTLVSSSADTTIKLWDLSTAQVKSNLIGHANSVLSVAISPDGQTLVSGSADATVKLWDLRTGQEIRTLDEGGGFVFAVCFHPHEPILISVHENRTIKLWNLLSGEVIRSIPTSEMVVSVAISPHGKTLVGASGSSPMWVIGMWNLDTGKMISSFRGYDGPIYHQDIVYTVAFSPDGQTLGSGSKDTTVKLWGVPPPINIE from the coding sequence ATGCAAAATCTTTCTCCGCGCCAATATTTATTAGATGAATACTTTAAGTATTTGCACTTACCCTCTCAACCTGTCTTGTCGCCTCCTGACCGATCGCAGAAAATAGAAGAGAAAGAACAACGAGAGCAAGAACAGGCAGTCAGAGAAAAAAATTATTATGCTTTTTTTAGATATCTGAGAACCTTTAAAGGTCATTCTGCTCCTGTTTATTCAGTCCTATTCAGTTCCGATGGCAAGACTCTCGTTAGCGGGAGTGCTGACGGTATTATTACAGTCAGGAACTTAAATGGCGATCGGGAGCACCACACTCTGATAGGACATATTCAAGCAGTGATATCACTTGCCTTTAGTCCTGATGGGAAAACCCTCGTCAGTGGCAGTGCAGACAGCACTATAAAACTTTGGAATTTCAATACTGGTCAGGAAATCCAATCCCTCATCGGTCATGTCAGTTCGGTGATTTCTATAGTAATTAGTCCTGATAGCAAAACCTTAGTAAGTAGTAGTGCTGATACTACTATAAAACTTTGGGATTTAAGCACTGCTCAAGTAAAGAGTAACCTCATCGGTCACGCTAATTCGGTGCTTTCTGTAGCCATTAGTCCTGATGGTCAAACTCTAGTAAGTGGCAGTGCAGATGCTACAGTTAAACTGTGGGACTTAAGAACAGGTCAAGAAATTCGCACTTTAGATGAAGGGGGCGGTTTTGTCTTTGCCGTTTGTTTTCATCCTCACGAACCAATACTTATCAGCGTCCATGAAAACAGAACGATTAAATTGTGGAATTTGTTGAGTGGAGAAGTAATTCGTAGCATACCTACATCTGAGATGGTAGTTTCAGTAGCGATTAGTCCTCATGGAAAAACTCTTGTAGGTGCAAGTGGAAGTTCGCCGATGTGGGTGATTGGTATGTGGAATTTGGATACCGGAAAAATGATTAGTTCTTTCCGCGGCTATGATGGCCCTATTTACCATCAAGATATTGTTTACACGGTAGCTTTTAGTCCCGACGGGCAAACACTAGGTAGCGGAAGTAAAGACACTACTGTCAAGCTTTGGGGAGTTCCACCGCCTATTAATATTGAGTGA
- a CDS encoding SMI1/KNR4 family protein, whose protein sequence is MIEKWQDLLAELEVFENDEGSEIWNEEKLQAFEFETGITLPADYKTFCQVFGTGLFGEYMRIYCPNLEMSNLLLNSIKDEINKFPDPRHEKILKVTSLKKLLDSALIFGDSPSEDVVFWDLRTYDKVDKNYDIYIANSDCFNGEVHKIGRDFYEFVRDFCLGMKSYEVLPDSMRPSPQELILTFSPFNSQVNFMDDEC, encoded by the coding sequence ATGATAGAAAAATGGCAAGATCTACTCGCAGAGTTAGAAGTTTTTGAAAATGATGAAGGTTCAGAAATCTGGAATGAAGAAAAACTTCAAGCATTTGAATTTGAAACTGGCATCACGTTACCTGCTGACTACAAAACATTTTGCCAAGTATTTGGGACAGGATTATTTGGTGAGTACATGAGAATTTATTGTCCTAATCTTGAGATGTCTAATTTATTGCTGAACAGTATTAAAGATGAAATCAATAAATTTCCAGATCCAAGACATGAGAAGATATTGAAGGTGACCTCACTGAAAAAGTTACTTGATTCTGCTTTGATTTTTGGCGATAGCCCTAGCGAGGATGTAGTCTTTTGGGATCTCAGAACTTATGACAAAGTAGATAAAAACTATGATATATACATAGCCAATAGTGATTGCTTTAATGGGGAAGTTCATAAGATAGGTAGAGATTTTTATGAGTTTGTGCGTGATTTTTGTCTCGGAATGAAGTCTTATGAAGTTCTCCCAGACTCGATGCGCCCGTCACCTCAAGAGCTGATCCTTACCTTTTCTCCTTTTAATTCGCAAGTAAATTTTATGGATGATGAATGTTAG
- a CDS encoding RHS repeat-associated core domain-containing protein: MGLEFFILRLRFENTSSDNLLSVSDTINGEAKGTTAYTYDNLNRVSRITQSGNGVASKRVDFGYDNIGQIQSVNRYSDLNGSQLVRGTTYTYDAKNRLDVLSHGSGVSHDLDYDNGNRITKITDADGFTNYTYDKNNQLTVADHSNSNKPDESFGYDANGNRNSSGYQAGTNNRLNSDGKYNYTYDDEGNLISRTEIATNKVTEYQWDYRNRLAGVVDKDAAGNAVQNVGFKYDSQNRRISKKVGNAETRFVYDRDNVLFDFTASGTSQPVLDKRYFYGSGVDQLLAQENAQGTVLWALSDQLGTVKDWVNNSGSVANHVVYDAFGGVVSQSNPAFGSRYGFTGREFDAETGLYYYRSRYYNPGIGRFIGEDAVGFDGGDANLYRYVENSPIDRIDPLGQWGIVFFQIRVILYEDNGIKFATNIEDIVKARQQNPLIFVRRDITNAFIGYFFAETGTKATKRSPDFKRGDNRGHIVGKQLGGQGDNLNNLFAQNGRSNQRWRILFENPVRKELDKKNSPGCPPVNVNYTVSLQYDRPRTLRPSSYSGQAFFTDGSLINAGPLRNP, from the coding sequence ATGGGTTTGGAGTTCTTTATATTGAGATTGAGATTTGAAAACACGAGTTCAGACAATTTGCTGTCTGTCAGCGATACAATTAACGGTGAAGCCAAAGGTACGACTGCTTACACCTATGACAATTTAAACCGAGTCAGCCGCATCACTCAAAGCGGTAACGGCGTGGCGTCAAAACGGGTAGATTTCGGTTACGATAATATCGGTCAGATCCAATCAGTTAACCGTTATTCCGATTTGAACGGCAGTCAGTTGGTGAGAGGAACTACTTACACATACGATGCTAAGAATCGTTTGGATGTTCTCAGTCACGGTAGCGGAGTTTCTCACGATTTGGATTACGATAATGGGAATCGGATTACCAAGATTACTGATGCAGATGGGTTTACTAACTACACCTACGACAAGAACAATCAGCTAACAGTTGCCGACCATTCTAACAGCAACAAGCCGGATGAAAGTTTCGGTTACGATGCCAATGGCAATCGGAATAGTTCGGGATATCAGGCGGGAACCAACAATCGGTTGAATTCTGATGGTAAGTATAATTATACTTACGATGATGAAGGTAATTTGATAAGTCGGACTGAGATTGCGACCAATAAGGTGACGGAGTATCAGTGGGATTATCGGAATCGGTTGGCGGGGGTTGTTGATAAGGATGCTGCGGGGAATGCAGTGCAAAATGTAGGGTTTAAGTACGATTCTCAGAATCGGAGAATTAGCAAGAAAGTGGGGAATGCAGAAACTCGGTTTGTGTATGACAGGGATAATGTACTGTTTGATTTTACAGCTTCAGGGACGAGTCAGCCTGTTTTGGACAAGCGGTATTTTTATGGGAGTGGTGTTGACCAACTTTTAGCGCAAGAGAATGCTCAGGGAACAGTTTTGTGGGCTTTGAGCGACCAGTTGGGGACGGTTAAAGATTGGGTGAATAATAGCGGGAGTGTGGCGAATCATGTTGTTTATGATGCGTTTGGTGGGGTGGTTTCTCAAAGCAATCCGGCGTTTGGGAGTCGGTATGGGTTTACGGGGCGGGAGTTTGATGCTGAGACTGGGTTGTATTATTATCGGAGTCGGTATTATAATCCGGGGATAGGACGGTTTATTGGGGAGGATGCTGTTGGGTTTGATGGTGGGGATGCTAATCTTTATCGGTATGTGGAGAATAGTCCTATTGATAGAATAGATCCTCTGGGTCAATGGGGGATAGTGTTTTTTCAAATACGTGTAATATTATACGAGGATAATGGCATTAAGTTTGCCACTAATATAGAAGATATCGTAAAGGCCCGCCAACAAAACCCTCTAATTTTCGTAAGAAGAGATATCACGAATGCTTTTATAGGTTATTTCTTTGCGGAGACAGGTACTAAGGCAACCAAAAGATCCCCTGATTTTAAAAGAGGTGATAACAGAGGACATATTGTAGGTAAACAATTGGGAGGTCAAGGTGATAACCTTAACAATCTTTTTGCTCAAAATGGAAGATCAAACCAAAGATGGAGAATTCTTTTTGAAAATCCTGTTAGAAAAGAACTAGACAAAAAAAACTCACCAGGTTGTCCTCCTGTCAACGTCAACTACACAGTTAGTTTGCAGTATGATAGACCTAGGACTTTAAGACCTAGTAGTTATTCAGGACAAGCATTTTTTACGGATGGTAGCCTAATAAATGCTGGTCCTTTGCGTAATCCCTAG
- a CDS encoding WG repeat-containing protein, which yields MNRRSFVAVFYYFCLLSCQSKLPPHSDSDSFFSEEEPKSTHLFPIKIRSNGGGFKAGYINQNGRIVIEAKFEEANYFREGLAIVKLRDNKFAYINTTGKIVISPSPDWKLFDFYEGLARVIVDRKYGYIDKRGKIVISSQFIEANSFSEKLAAVKIGNKWGYIDKDGKTIITPQFIEANSFSEKLAAVKIGNKWGYIDKDGKTIITPQFIEANSFSEKLAAVKIGNKWGYIDKDGKTIIAPQFDRAFGFSNGLALVTIGNKQSYIAPTGKIIVPLNFSAVESFTDGLALVKIDQKWGYIDLEGKIAIPPQFDEAISFEGGLASVIINTFWSYKYGYIDKKGKWVWSSLY from the coding sequence ATGAATAGACGAAGTTTTGTAGCTGTGTTTTATTATTTTTGTTTGCTGTCTTGTCAATCAAAATTGCCACCTCATAGCGATTCTGACAGTTTTTTTAGTGAAGAAGAACCAAAGTCAACCCATCTTTTTCCTATAAAAATAAGGAGCAATGGAGGAGGTTTCAAAGCTGGCTATATTAATCAAAATGGGAGGATTGTTATTGAAGCAAAATTTGAGGAAGCCAACTATTTTAGAGAAGGATTGGCAATAGTTAAGCTACGCGATAATAAGTTTGCCTACATCAACACAACCGGAAAAATAGTTATTTCACCATCGCCAGATTGGAAATTGTTTGATTTTTATGAAGGATTAGCACGTGTAATAGTCGATCGAAAATATGGCTACATAGACAAAAGAGGGAAGATAGTAATTTCTAGCCAATTTATTGAAGCTAACTCTTTCTCTGAAAAACTGGCAGCCGTGAAAATTGGCAATAAGTGGGGTTATATAGATAAAGATGGTAAAACTATTATAACGCCACAATTTATTGAAGCTAACTCTTTCTCTGAAAAACTGGCAGCCGTGAAAATTGGCAATAAGTGGGGTTATATAGATAAAGATGGTAAAACTATTATAACGCCACAATTTATTGAAGCTAACTCTTTCTCTGAAAAACTGGCAGCCGTGAAAATTGGCAACAAGTGGGGTTATATAGATAAAGATGGTAAAACTATTATAGCGCCACAGTTCGATCGAGCTTTCGGATTTAGCAATGGACTTGCATTAGTTACTATTGGTAATAAGCAAAGTTACATTGCACCAACAGGAAAAATAATAGTACCGCTAAATTTTTCGGCGGTAGAATCTTTTACTGATGGATTAGCACTCGTAAAAATAGATCAAAAATGGGGCTACATTGACCTAGAAGGCAAAATAGCTATTCCACCGCAATTTGATGAAGCTATTTCATTTGAAGGGGGATTAGCATCGGTAATAATTAATACTTTTTGGTCTTATAAGTATGGCTATATTGATAAAAAAGGAAAATGGGTTTGGAGTTCTTTATATTGA